The following are encoded in a window of Sinorhizobium sojae CCBAU 05684 genomic DNA:
- the lpdA gene encoding dihydrolipoyl dehydrogenase, giving the protein MAENYDVIVIGSGPGGYVTAIRSAQLGLKTAIVEREHLGGICLNWGCIPTKALLRSAEILDHANHAKNYGLTLEGKMTANVKDVVARSRAVSARLNGGVAFLMKKNKIDVIWGEAKLTKPGEIVVAAPSKPAVQPQNPVPKGVKGEGTYTAKHIIIATGARPRALPGIEPDGKLIWTYFEAMKPEEMPKSMLVMGSGAIGIEFASFYRSMGVDVTVVELLPQIMPVEDAEISAFARKQLEKRGLKIFTDAKVTKVEKGANDVTAHVETKDGKVTQIKADRLISAVGVQGNIEDLGLEALGVETSRGCIVTDGYGKTTVAGVYAIGDVAGPPMLAHKAEHEGVICVEKIAGVPGVHALDKGKIPGCTYCDPQVASVGLTEARAKELGRDIRVGRYSFGANGKAIALGEDQGLIKTIFDKNSGELLGAHMVGAEVTELIQGFVVAMNLETTEEELMHTVFPHPTLSEMMKESVLDAYGRVLNA; this is encoded by the coding sequence ATGGCTGAGAATTACGACGTCATCGTTATCGGTTCGGGCCCGGGCGGCTATGTCACCGCCATCCGCTCGGCACAGCTGGGCTTGAAGACAGCGATCGTCGAACGCGAGCACCTGGGCGGCATCTGCCTCAACTGGGGCTGCATCCCCACCAAGGCGCTCCTGCGCTCGGCCGAAATTCTCGACCATGCCAACCATGCCAAGAATTACGGTCTGACCCTCGAAGGCAAGATGACCGCCAACGTCAAGGACGTCGTCGCACGCTCGCGAGCGGTTTCGGCGCGGCTGAATGGCGGCGTCGCCTTTCTCATGAAGAAGAACAAGATCGACGTGATCTGGGGCGAGGCGAAGCTGACCAAACCCGGCGAGATCGTCGTCGCAGCGCCGTCGAAGCCGGCGGTCCAACCGCAGAACCCGGTTCCGAAGGGCGTCAAGGGCGAGGGCACCTACACGGCCAAGCATATTATCATCGCGACCGGCGCCCGTCCGCGGGCGCTGCCCGGCATCGAGCCCGATGGTAAGCTGATCTGGACCTATTTCGAGGCGATGAAGCCTGAGGAAATGCCGAAATCCATGCTCGTCATGGGCTCCGGCGCGATCGGCATCGAGTTCGCGAGCTTCTACCGCTCGATGGGCGTCGACGTTACCGTCGTCGAGCTCCTGCCGCAGATCATGCCGGTCGAGGACGCGGAGATTTCCGCCTTCGCCCGCAAGCAGCTCGAGAAGCGCGGGCTCAAGATCTTTACCGACGCCAAGGTGACGAAGGTCGAAAAGGGTGCCAATGACGTCACCGCCCATGTCGAGACGAAGGACGGCAAGGTGACGCAGATCAAGGCGGATCGTCTGATCTCCGCCGTCGGAGTGCAGGGCAACATCGAGGACCTCGGCCTCGAGGCGCTGGGGGTCGAGACCAGCCGCGGCTGCATCGTCACCGACGGCTATGGCAAGACGACGGTCGCCGGCGTCTATGCCATCGGCGACGTCGCGGGACCGCCAATGCTGGCGCACAAGGCCGAGCACGAGGGCGTGATCTGCGTCGAGAAGATCGCCGGCGTCCCAGGCGTGCACGCGCTCGACAAGGGCAAGATCCCCGGCTGCACCTATTGCGACCCGCAGGTCGCCTCGGTCGGTTTGACCGAAGCCAGGGCCAAGGAGCTCGGCCGCGACATCCGCGTCGGCCGCTACAGCTTCGGCGCCAATGGCAAGGCGATCGCGCTCGGCGAGGATCAGGGCCTGATCAAGACGATCTTCGACAAGAACTCCGGTGAACTCCTCGGCGCCCACATGGTCGGCGCGGAAGTGACCGAGCTCATCCAGGGCTTCGTCGTCGCCATGAATCTGGAGACGACCGAGGAGGAACTGATGCACACGGTCTTCCCGCATCCGACGCTTTCGGAGATGATGAAGGAAAGCGTTCTCGATGCCTATGGGCGCGTATTGAACGCCTGA
- a CDS encoding GlsB/YeaQ/YmgE family stress response membrane protein, with translation MSLNGVGLLAAIIIGGLAGWLAERFMNSQMGLIANIVLGIIGALVLNFILAALGIAYTGWVAYLIIGFIGACLLIAAGRAVRG, from the coding sequence ATGAGCCTGAACGGAGTGGGTCTTCTGGCCGCAATCATCATTGGCGGGCTTGCCGGCTGGCTGGCCGAGAGATTCATGAACAGCCAGATGGGCCTGATCGCCAATATCGTCCTTGGCATCATCGGCGCCCTGGTGCTGAACTTCATTCTGGCGGCCCTCGGCATCGCCTATACCGGCTGGGTCGCCTATCTCATCATCGGCTTCATCGGCGCCTGCCTGTTGATTGCGGCGGGGCGCGCCGTCAGAGGTTAG
- the lipA gene encoding lipoyl synthase — MVTVFDAVSDRAERVRHPEKAHRPDTEVLRKPDWIRVKAPTSKGYMETRSIVKGNKLVTVCEEAGCPNIGECWDKKHATFMIMGEICTRACAFCNVSTGKPNALDLDEPVNVAKAVKQMGLSHVVITSVDRDDLEDGGAEHFEKVIFAIREASPETTIEILTPDFLRKPGALERVVAARPDVFNHNLETVASNYLTVRPGARYFHSIRLLQRVKELDPSMFTKSGIMVGLGEERNEVLQLMDDLRTADVDFLTIGQYLQPTRKHHKVENFVTPDEFKSYETVAYTKGFLMVSSSPLTRSSHHAGEDFARLRAAREKKLAAE, encoded by the coding sequence ATGGTAACGGTTTTCGATGCGGTCTCGGATCGGGCTGAGCGTGTTCGTCATCCGGAAAAGGCGCACAGGCCGGACACGGAAGTCCTGCGCAAGCCGGACTGGATCCGCGTGAAGGCGCCGACCTCGAAAGGCTACATGGAGACCCGTTCGATCGTGAAGGGCAACAAGCTCGTCACGGTCTGCGAAGAGGCCGGCTGCCCCAATATCGGCGAATGCTGGGACAAGAAGCACGCCACCTTCATGATCATGGGCGAGATCTGTACGCGCGCCTGCGCCTTCTGCAACGTCTCAACCGGCAAGCCGAACGCGCTCGACCTGGATGAGCCGGTAAATGTCGCGAAAGCGGTCAAGCAGATGGGCCTGAGCCACGTGGTCATCACCTCGGTCGACCGCGACGACCTTGAAGACGGCGGTGCCGAACATTTCGAGAAGGTGATCTTTGCGATCCGCGAGGCGTCGCCGGAAACCACGATCGAAATCCTGACGCCCGACTTCCTGCGCAAGCCCGGGGCGCTGGAGCGTGTCGTCGCCGCCAGGCCCGACGTCTTCAACCATAATCTCGAGACCGTTGCGTCCAACTACCTGACGGTGCGCCCGGGAGCGCGCTACTTCCATTCCATCCGGCTCTTGCAGCGGGTAAAGGAACTCGACCCGTCGATGTTCACCAAGTCCGGCATCATGGTCGGCCTCGGCGAGGAGCGGAACGAGGTGCTGCAGTTGATGGACGATCTGCGCACCGCCGACGTCGATTTCCTGACGATCGGCCAATATCTGCAGCCGACGCGCAAGCATCACAAGGTCGAAAACTTCGTCACCCCGGACGAGTTCAAGTCCTATGAGACGGTCGCCTATACCAAGGGCTTCCTGATGGTCTCATCGAGCCCGCTGACGCGCTCGTCGCATCATGCCGGCGAGGACTTCGCACGGCTGAGGGCGGCGCGCGAGAAGAAGCTCGCGGCGGAGTAG
- a CDS encoding class I SAM-dependent methyltransferase, with product MQSSEVGACWEANAENWTRFSRAGYDVYRDALNTPAFLDMLPPVAGLRGLDLGCGEGSNTRRLAEHGALMTAIDIAPTFIRHAQEQEEDDPRGIRYVLGDGADLPFEDGAFDFVTAFMSLMDMPDQPRVLWQVFRVLREGSFFQFSILHPCFVPPRRKTIRDEHGDCHAVEVADYFYETDGQIETWLFSSLPRRERENATPFRIPRFHRTLSSWMTMIIASGFVVEELREPMASEEAARLYPTVADTRVAPIFLHLRLRKPKS from the coding sequence ATGCAATCTTCCGAGGTTGGCGCCTGCTGGGAGGCGAATGCCGAGAACTGGACGAGGTTCTCTCGCGCTGGCTACGACGTCTATCGCGATGCGCTGAATACCCCCGCATTCCTCGACATGCTGCCGCCTGTCGCTGGTCTGCGCGGGCTTGATCTCGGCTGCGGCGAAGGGAGTAACACCCGCCGTCTTGCCGAACACGGTGCCCTGATGACGGCGATCGACATCGCGCCGACCTTCATCCGCCATGCCCAGGAGCAGGAGGAAGATGATCCCCGCGGTATCCGCTATGTGCTTGGCGATGGCGCCGATCTGCCTTTCGAGGACGGTGCGTTCGATTTTGTGACGGCCTTCATGTCGTTGATGGACATGCCCGACCAGCCTCGCGTCCTATGGCAGGTCTTCCGGGTGCTGCGTGAAGGCAGTTTCTTTCAGTTCTCGATCCTCCATCCCTGTTTCGTGCCACCACGTCGCAAAACCATCCGGGACGAGCACGGAGACTGCCATGCCGTCGAAGTCGCGGACTATTTCTACGAGACCGATGGGCAGATCGAGACCTGGCTGTTTTCGTCGCTGCCGCGGAGAGAGCGGGAGAATGCGACGCCCTTTCGCATCCCCCGCTTTCACCGGACGCTCAGTAGCTGGATGACGATGATCATTGCGTCGGGTTTCGTCGTGGAGGAACTGCGCGAACCGATGGCCTCCGAGGAGGCGGCGCGATTGTACCCTACCGTCGCCGACACGCGCGTCGCCCCGATATTCCTACACCTTCGTCTGAGAAAACCAAAGTCTTGA
- a CDS encoding sulfite oxidase, with the protein MAVHGQKGQVEQILTPADIRTAYHEDPEGAEQRLFGRISCPDRRGFLQNAGLAALGAALGAAMPFHRNFPAGLMPIAFAQDTGAELMKEKDGLTLLNDRPLNAETPPHLLDDDVTPYARLFIRSNGLIPQTALDKNAEDWTLRIDGVVDNELSLSLDDLKNDFENVTLALVLECAGNGRAFFEPGASGNQWTVGAVGCPEWTGVRLRDVLERAGVKPSAVYTGHYGNDVDLSGDQDKVVISRGVPIEKAMEPEALIVWAMNGEDLPALHGFPLRLVIPGYPGSASQKFLTRIWVRDQVHDGPKMGGYSYRLPAYPVAPGTEVPEEDMEILTVMPVKSIVTAPATGSNVPAGQATEVRGHAWAGNGDVKAMHVSLDFGQSWQEATLEAPRNKFAWQRWRANVTPPEKGYYEVWARATDMNDVMQPPVTPGWNPRGYGNNMVHRIALFAQ; encoded by the coding sequence ATGGCTGTTCACGGACAGAAGGGCCAGGTCGAGCAGATCCTCACGCCCGCGGATATCCGCACGGCCTACCATGAGGATCCCGAAGGGGCCGAACAGAGACTGTTTGGGCGAATTTCTTGCCCCGACCGGCGCGGCTTTCTACAAAATGCCGGGCTCGCGGCGCTCGGGGCGGCGCTCGGCGCGGCGATGCCTTTCCACCGCAACTTTCCAGCCGGGCTAATGCCGATTGCCTTTGCCCAGGACACCGGCGCCGAACTTATGAAGGAGAAGGACGGACTGACGCTTTTGAACGATCGGCCCCTCAATGCGGAAACGCCCCCGCATCTTCTCGACGATGACGTCACCCCCTATGCACGTCTTTTCATTCGCTCGAACGGGCTTATCCCTCAAACGGCGCTGGACAAGAATGCCGAAGATTGGACCCTCAGGATCGATGGAGTGGTGGACAACGAACTCTCCCTCAGTCTCGACGATCTCAAGAACGACTTCGAAAACGTGACGCTGGCGCTGGTACTCGAGTGCGCGGGCAACGGCCGCGCCTTCTTCGAGCCCGGCGCCTCCGGCAATCAATGGACGGTCGGCGCGGTCGGCTGCCCCGAATGGACGGGAGTGCGCCTGCGCGATGTCCTGGAACGGGCCGGCGTCAAGCCCTCGGCCGTCTATACCGGCCACTATGGCAACGATGTGGACCTCTCGGGAGACCAGGACAAGGTGGTGATTTCCCGCGGTGTGCCGATCGAAAAGGCGATGGAGCCGGAGGCCCTGATCGTATGGGCGATGAATGGCGAGGATTTGCCAGCGCTCCACGGCTTTCCGCTGCGACTGGTCATCCCGGGATATCCGGGTTCCGCCTCGCAAAAATTCCTGACCCGCATCTGGGTGCGCGATCAGGTTCACGACGGTCCCAAAATGGGCGGCTATTCCTATCGCCTGCCCGCCTACCCGGTCGCTCCGGGAACGGAGGTGCCTGAAGAGGACATGGAAATCCTCACCGTCATGCCGGTCAAGTCGATCGTGACCGCACCGGCCACCGGCTCCAATGTTCCGGCCGGCCAGGCGACCGAAGTGCGGGGCCATGCATGGGCCGGCAATGGCGACGTCAAGGCAATGCATGTCTCGCTCGATTTCGGTCAGAGCTGGCAGGAGGCGACGCTGGAGGCTCCGCGCAACAAGTTTGCCTGGCAGCGCTGGCGCGCCAACGTCACGCCGCCGGAAAAGGGCTATTACGAGGTCTGGGCGCGAGCGACCGACATGAACGACGTCATGCAGCCGCCGGTGACGCCCGGCTGGAACCCGCGCGGCTACGGCAACAACATGGTCCACCGGATCGCGCTGTTTGCGCAATGA
- a CDS encoding type II toxin-antitoxin system RatA family toxin, with protein MPHFETNHVVNHSAEQMFDLVADVERYPEFLPLCEGLSVRSRKERDGRVLMLADMTVGYKAIRETFTTQVLLNRAERMIDVKYIEGPFKYLDNVWRFEPVSDSQSIVHFYIEYEFKSRILGALMGSMFDRAFGMFSQAFEDRADVIYGS; from the coding sequence ATGCCACATTTCGAAACCAACCATGTCGTGAACCATTCGGCCGAACAAATGTTCGACCTCGTCGCCGACGTCGAGCGCTACCCGGAATTCCTGCCTCTCTGCGAGGGCTTGAGTGTGCGTTCGCGCAAGGAGCGCGACGGCAGGGTGCTGATGCTGGCGGACATGACGGTCGGCTACAAGGCGATCCGCGAGACCTTCACCACGCAGGTCCTGCTCAACAGGGCGGAGCGGATGATCGACGTCAAATATATCGAGGGGCCATTCAAGTACCTCGACAATGTCTGGCGCTTCGAGCCGGTGAGCGACAGCCAGTCCATCGTGCATTTCTACATCGAATACGAATTCAAGAGCCGCATTCTGGGCGCGCTTATGGGGTCGATGTTCGACCGCGCCTTCGGCATGTTCTCCCAGGCGTTCGAAGACCGGGCCGACGTGATCTACGGCTCCTGA
- a CDS encoding CinA family protein, with amino-acid sequence MWPAELEEKARAIIAEFTGRGLKVATAESCTGGLIAAALTEIAGSSSVFDRGFVTYSNEAKVEIVGVAAATLLAHGAVSRETAVEMAKGALTHSRADLAVAVTGIAGPSGGSAEKPVGLVHLAAATRTGHLLHREMRYGDIGRDAVRLATVITALDLLQAIAQEP; translated from the coding sequence ATGTGGCCGGCCGAGCTCGAGGAGAAGGCGCGCGCGATCATCGCCGAGTTCACCGGTCGCGGTCTGAAAGTCGCAACGGCAGAGTCCTGCACCGGCGGGCTCATTGCCGCAGCACTGACGGAAATCGCGGGCTCTTCCTCCGTCTTCGACCGCGGCTTCGTCACCTATTCCAATGAGGCGAAAGTCGAGATCGTCGGAGTCGCCGCCGCAACGCTCTTGGCTCATGGCGCCGTCTCGCGCGAAACCGCCGTTGAGATGGCGAAGGGCGCCCTCACGCACTCGCGGGCGGACCTGGCAGTGGCGGTTACGGGCATTGCCGGCCCGAGCGGCGGCTCGGCCGAGAAGCCAGTCGGGCTCGTTCACCTCGCGGCGGCGACGCGAACGGGCCACCTTCTTCACCGGGAAATGCGGTATGGCGACATCGGCCGCGACGCCGTGCGGCTGGCTACGGTCATCACCGCGCTGGACCTCCTGCAGGCAATCGCTCAGGAGCCGTAG
- a CDS encoding bifunctional 2-C-methyl-D-erythritol 4-phosphate cytidylyltransferase/2-C-methyl-D-erythritol 2,4-cyclodiphosphate synthase, with product MQPEEQFSCGVVIVAAGRGERAGQSAEGPKQYRTIGDRPVIAHTLDIFATWPGAGPIVVVIHPDDEALFAAARMCMSGRADLSVVHGGATRQLSVLAGLEALSGTGAPYVMIHDAVRPFIDHALLGRCREALGSGAEAVLPAIAVADTLKRTTEGRLVEETVPRAGLYAAQTPQCFRLEAILAAHRRASASGRSDFTDDASIAEWAGLPVLLVEGAADNVKLTLKRDISMADERLSRHAVPDVRTGNGYDVHQLVEGDGVTLCGVFIPHERKLSGHSDADVALHALTDALLATCGAGDIGDHFPPSDPQWKGAPSRIFLEHAAKIVREHGGTITNADISLIAEAPKVGPHRQQMRENLAAMLDIDLDRCSIKATTNENLGFVGRKEGIAAIATATVVYHRGKKN from the coding sequence ATGCAACCGGAAGAACAGTTCTCCTGTGGCGTCGTCATCGTCGCGGCCGGCCGCGGTGAGCGCGCGGGCCAATCGGCAGAAGGCCCGAAGCAATACCGAACCATCGGTGACCGGCCGGTTATCGCCCATACACTTGACATTTTCGCGACATGGCCGGGCGCAGGGCCCATCGTCGTCGTCATCCATCCGGACGACGAGGCTCTGTTTGCGGCCGCCCGGATGTGCATGTCGGGCCGGGCCGATCTATCGGTCGTGCACGGCGGTGCAACCCGCCAGCTCTCCGTCCTTGCGGGGCTTGAGGCACTTTCCGGAACCGGTGCGCCGTACGTCATGATCCACGACGCCGTGCGCCCGTTCATCGACCACGCACTGCTCGGCCGTTGCCGCGAGGCGCTGGGGAGCGGAGCGGAGGCCGTGCTGCCGGCAATCGCCGTTGCCGATACGCTGAAACGCACGACGGAGGGCCGCCTTGTCGAGGAGACGGTCCCGCGGGCCGGTCTTTATGCCGCGCAGACGCCGCAATGCTTCCGCCTGGAGGCGATCCTGGCCGCGCACCGCCGCGCGAGCGCGAGCGGCCGTAGCGATTTTACCGATGACGCATCCATCGCCGAATGGGCGGGGCTTCCCGTCCTTCTGGTCGAGGGGGCGGCCGATAACGTCAAGCTTACCCTCAAGAGGGACATATCGATGGCCGATGAGAGATTGAGCCGCCACGCTGTTCCCGACGTGCGCACCGGCAACGGCTATGACGTCCATCAGCTCGTCGAGGGCGACGGCGTCACGCTTTGCGGTGTTTTCATTCCGCATGAGCGCAAGCTCTCCGGCCATTCCGACGCCGACGTCGCGCTGCACGCCTTGACCGATGCGCTGCTTGCCACCTGCGGCGCCGGCGACATCGGCGACCATTTCCCGCCATCCGACCCGCAATGGAAGGGCGCCCCTTCCCGCATCTTCCTTGAACATGCGGCAAAGATCGTGCGCGAACACGGCGGCACGATCACCAATGCCGACATTTCGCTGATCGCCGAAGCGCCGAAGGTCGGTCCCCATCGCCAACAGATGCGCGAAAATCTCGCCGCGATGCTCGACATAGATCTCGATCGCTGCTCGATCAAGGCGACGACGAACGAGAATCTCGGCTTCGTCGGCCGCAAGGAAGGCATTGCCGCGATCGCGACCGCGACGGTCGTCTATCATCGCGGGAAGAAGAACTGA
- the dusB gene encoding tRNA dihydrouridine synthase DusB produces the protein MCPKDMHLPPSALSSSLRIGKVEIRNRVALAPMSGVTDLPFRMLAWRFGAGFVVTEMVASRELVCNAAESWARLKNSGIDPHIVQLAGREAQWMAEAARIVEANGADIVDINMGCPAKKVTGGYSGSALMRDPEHALSLIEATVKAVDVPVTVKMRLGWDENSINAPLIARRAAEAGVQAITIHGRTRMQFYNGKADWDAIRAVRDVVSVPLIANGDVETIADAREILRRSGADAVMVGRSAQGRPWHPALLAGVAAHPDAAGVAEIFAEHYSMMLDFYGAEVGLRAARKHVGWYLDRFAPALSVEEKAAILTSNDAKLVRERVASAIACCGAETGREGMAA, from the coding sequence ATGTGCCCGAAAGATATGCATTTGCCCCCCTCGGCCCTCTCTTCGTCGCTCCGGATCGGTAAAGTCGAAATCCGCAACCGGGTGGCGCTCGCGCCGATGTCCGGGGTCACCGATCTCCCCTTTCGCATGCTCGCCTGGCGGTTCGGCGCGGGGTTTGTTGTGACGGAAATGGTGGCAAGCCGCGAGCTCGTCTGCAATGCGGCCGAATCCTGGGCGCGCCTGAAGAATTCCGGCATCGATCCGCACATCGTTCAGCTTGCCGGGCGTGAGGCGCAGTGGATGGCCGAGGCGGCGCGCATCGTCGAGGCCAATGGGGCGGATATCGTCGACATCAACATGGGCTGCCCAGCGAAGAAGGTGACCGGGGGCTATTCCGGTTCGGCATTGATGCGAGACCCGGAGCACGCCCTGTCGCTGATCGAAGCGACGGTCAAGGCGGTCGACGTGCCGGTCACGGTCAAGATGCGGCTCGGTTGGGACGAGAATTCGATCAATGCGCCGCTGATTGCCCGCAGGGCCGCGGAGGCGGGCGTGCAGGCGATCACCATCCACGGCCGCACACGCATGCAATTCTACAACGGCAAGGCCGACTGGGATGCGATCCGTGCGGTTCGCGATGTCGTTTCCGTGCCGCTGATCGCCAATGGAGATGTCGAGACAATTGCCGACGCCCGCGAGATCCTTCGCCGCTCGGGTGCCGATGCGGTAATGGTCGGCAGATCGGCTCAGGGGCGGCCGTGGCATCCGGCGCTGCTGGCCGGTGTCGCCGCGCATCCCGATGCGGCGGGGGTCGCGGAGATATTCGCCGAGCACTATTCCATGATGCTCGATTTCTATGGGGCCGAAGTGGGGCTCCGCGCTGCCCGCAAGCACGTGGGCTGGTATCTCGATCGTTTCGCGCCAGCTCTTTCGGTCGAGGAGAAGGCGGCAATTCTGACGTCCAATGACGCGAAACTGGTGCGCGAGCGAGTGGCAAGCGCGATCGCTTGCTGCGGCGCGGAGACGGGCAGGGAGGGAATGGCGGCATGA
- a CDS encoding two-component system sensor histidine kinase NtrB: MSEKARVPEPAEGANDLPMAVLNAIQNPVILVDENGHVAFANWEAESFFGASANHLARHTIDAFIPFGSPLLTLIEQVRERRAPVNEYRVDLSSPRLGADKLVDLYVAPVLSQSGSVVIVFQERSMADKIDRQLTHRAAARSVTGLASMLAHEIKNPLSGIRGAAQLLETSVTDEDRALTRLICDETDRIVSLVDRMEVFSDERPIDRVPLNIHSVLDHVKAIAKAGFARGIRISENYDPSLPPVFANRDQLVQVFLNLVKNAAEAIGDRPDGEILLTTAYRPGIRLSVAGTREKISLPLEFCVHDNGPGVPTDLLPHLFDPFITTKTNGSGLGLALVAKIIGGHGGIVECDSQHSRTTFRVLMPASKGQAADDVTAMTKGTNA; the protein is encoded by the coding sequence ATGAGCGAAAAGGCAAGAGTGCCGGAGCCCGCAGAGGGCGCAAACGATCTCCCTATGGCGGTGCTGAACGCGATACAGAACCCGGTGATCCTGGTCGACGAGAACGGCCATGTCGCCTTTGCGAACTGGGAGGCTGAATCGTTCTTCGGCGCGAGCGCCAACCATCTCGCCCGCCATACGATCGATGCGTTCATCCCCTTCGGCAGTCCGCTGTTGACCCTGATAGAGCAGGTGCGCGAAAGGCGCGCGCCGGTGAACGAGTACCGGGTCGACCTGAGCTCGCCGCGGCTGGGCGCCGACAAGCTCGTCGATCTTTATGTCGCGCCGGTACTTTCGCAGTCGGGATCGGTAGTGATCGTCTTCCAGGAACGGTCGATGGCCGACAAGATCGACCGGCAGCTCACCCATCGCGCAGCCGCGCGCTCGGTCACGGGGCTTGCCTCGATGCTGGCCCATGAGATCAAGAACCCGCTCTCCGGGATCAGGGGTGCGGCGCAACTTCTCGAAACATCGGTCACGGACGAGGACCGAGCCCTGACGCGGCTGATTTGCGACGAGACGGATCGCATCGTGTCTCTCGTCGATCGCATGGAGGTGTTCTCAGATGAGCGCCCGATTGATCGCGTGCCGCTCAACATTCATTCGGTCCTCGACCACGTGAAGGCAATCGCCAAGGCCGGCTTCGCCCGCGGGATAAGGATATCCGAAAACTATGATCCGTCGCTGCCGCCGGTCTTTGCCAATCGCGACCAGCTCGTCCAGGTCTTCCTCAACCTCGTGAAGAATGCCGCAGAGGCGATCGGCGACCGGCCGGACGGCGAGATCCTGCTGACGACCGCCTATCGCCCGGGCATTCGGCTTTCCGTGGCCGGGACGCGGGAGAAGATCTCCTTGCCGCTCGAATTCTGCGTGCACGACAACGGACCAGGTGTGCCCACCGATCTCCTGCCGCATCTTTTCGACCCCTTCATCACGACCAAGACGAATGGGTCCGGCCTTGGGCTGGCGCTCGTCGCCAAGATCATCGGCGGCCATGGCGGCATCGTCGAATGCGACAGCCAGCACAGCCGCACGACTTTCCGCGTTCTGATGCCGGCATCCAAAGGGCAGGCGGCGGATGACGTAACTGCGATGACAAAGGGAACCAATGCATGA